A single window of Vibrio alfacsensis DNA harbors:
- the thrS gene encoding threonine--tRNA ligase, with amino-acid sequence MPIITLPDGSQRQFDNPVSTMEVAQSIGPGLAKATIAGRVNGNRVDACDLIEEDASLEIITVKDEVDGLEIVRHSCAHLLGHALKQLYPQAKMAIGPTIDNGFYYDIDLDESLTQEDLEKIEKRMQELAKTKYEVVKKKVSWQEARDTFESRGEPYKVEILDENVSRDDRPGLYHHEEYIDMCRGPHVPNMGFCQHFTLLNVAGAYWRGNSDNKMLQRIYGTAFHDKKALKAHLTRLEEAAKRDHRKIGKQLDLFHMQQEAPGMVFWHHNGWSIFRDLEVFVRDKLNEYDYQEVKGPLMMDRVLWERSGHWDKYADAMFTTSSENREYAIKPMNCPGHVQIFNQGLKSYRDLPLRMAEFGSCHRNEPSGALHGIMRVRGFTQDDAHIFCTESQIQEEVTNCIKMVYDTYQTFGFDNIVVKLSTRPEKRVGSDEIWDQSEEALKQSLESMEIPYEIQEGEGAFYGPKIEFTLYDCLDRAWQCGTVQLDFNLPGRLGATYVGENNERLVPVMIHRAILGSLERFIGILIEEYAGFFPTWLAPEQAILMNITDKQSDYVQEVVQKLQKSGIRAKADLRNEKIGFKIREHTLKRVPYMLVVGDQEMEAGEIAVRTRKGKDLGKFKVDDFISYIQDEISSRKLNLEE; translated from the coding sequence ATGCCTATTATTACTCTTCCTGACGGCAGTCAGCGTCAATTTGACAACCCAGTATCTACAATGGAAGTTGCGCAATCGATCGGTCCTGGCCTTGCGAAAGCAACGATTGCTGGTCGTGTAAACGGTAACCGCGTTGATGCATGTGATTTAATTGAAGAAGATGCAAGCCTAGAAATCATCACAGTTAAAGATGAAGTAGACGGTCTAGAAATCGTTCGTCACTCTTGTGCTCACCTTCTTGGTCACGCTCTAAAGCAACTTTACCCTCAAGCTAAAATGGCGATCGGTCCAACCATCGACAATGGCTTCTACTACGACATCGACCTAGACGAGTCTCTAACGCAAGAAGATCTAGAAAAGATCGAAAAGCGTATGCAAGAGCTTGCGAAAACTAAGTACGAAGTTGTTAAGAAAAAGGTAAGCTGGCAGGAAGCACGTGATACATTTGAATCACGTGGTGAACCATACAAAGTGGAAATCCTAGACGAAAACGTATCTCGTGATGATCGTCCAGGCCTTTACCACCATGAAGAATACATCGACATGTGTCGTGGCCCTCACGTTCCAAACATGGGCTTCTGTCAACACTTCACGCTATTGAATGTTGCAGGTGCTTACTGGCGTGGTAACAGCGACAACAAGATGCTTCAGCGTATCTACGGTACGGCTTTCCATGATAAGAAAGCGCTAAAAGCGCACCTAACTCGCTTGGAAGAAGCGGCGAAGCGTGACCACCGCAAGATCGGTAAGCAACTAGACCTATTCCACATGCAGCAAGAAGCACCAGGTATGGTGTTCTGGCATCACAATGGTTGGTCTATCTTCCGTGATCTAGAAGTGTTTGTACGTGACAAACTTAATGAGTACGATTACCAAGAAGTAAAAGGCCCATTGATGATGGACCGTGTTCTTTGGGAACGCTCTGGTCACTGGGACAAATACGCAGACGCAATGTTTACGACTTCTTCTGAAAACCGTGAATACGCGATTAAACCAATGAACTGTCCTGGTCACGTTCAGATCTTTAACCAAGGTCTAAAATCGTACCGTGACTTACCGCTACGTATGGCTGAGTTTGGCTCATGTCACCGTAACGAACCATCTGGTGCACTACACGGCATTATGCGTGTACGTGGCTTTACTCAGGATGACGCTCATATTTTCTGTACTGAGAGCCAAATTCAAGAAGAAGTAACAAATTGTATCAAGATGGTGTACGATACGTACCAAACGTTCGGTTTCGACAATATCGTCGTGAAATTGTCTACACGTCCAGAAAAACGTGTTGGCTCTGATGAAATCTGGGATCAATCAGAAGAAGCATTGAAACAGTCTCTAGAATCAATGGAAATTCCATACGAGATTCAAGAGGGTGAGGGTGCGTTCTACGGTCCTAAGATCGAGTTCACGCTATACGACTGTCTAGACCGTGCATGGCAATGTGGTACTGTTCAGTTAGACTTCAACCTACCAGGTCGCTTAGGTGCAACTTATGTAGGTGAAAACAATGAGCGTCTTGTTCCGGTAATGATTCACCGTGCAATTCTAGGTTCACTAGAGCGTTTCATTGGTATTCTTATCGAAGAATATGCTGGTTTCTTCCCAACTTGGTTGGCGCCAGAACAAGCAATTCTTATGAACATCACTGACAAACAGTCAGATTATGTTCAGGAAGTAGTACAAAAATTACAAAAAAGTGGAATTAGAGCTAAAGCGGACTTGAGAAATGAGAAGATTGGCTTTAAAATCCGCGAACACACTTTGAAGCGTGTACCGTATATGCTTGTAGTCGGTGACCAAGAAATGGAAGCTGGCGAAATCGCAGTACGTACTCGTAAAGGTAAAGATCTCGGTAAATTTAAAGTGGATGATTTCATTTCTTACATCCAAGACGAGATTTCAAGCCGTAAGCTCAATCTGGAGGAATAA
- the infC gene encoding translation initiation factor IF-3: MKGGRRGQQPVKQNPHRLNGEIRGVREVRLTGADGEPVGIVSIQEALAAADEAGMDLVEISPNAEPPVCRVMDYGKFLFEKSKAAKEQKKKQKQVQIKEIKFRPGTDIGDYQVKLRNLTRFLEEGNKVKVTIRFRGREMAHQDIGVDVLHRLKEDTVEFAVVESFPSRIEGRQMIMVLAPKKK; this comes from the coding sequence ATTAAAGGCGGAAGACGCGGCCAACAGCCGGTAAAACAAAACCCGCACCGTTTGAACGGTGAAATTCGTGGCGTTCGTGAAGTTCGACTAACAGGCGCTGACGGTGAACCAGTTGGTATTGTTTCAATCCAAGAAGCACTAGCAGCAGCCGACGAAGCTGGTATGGATCTTGTTGAGATCAGCCCTAACGCCGAGCCACCTGTCTGTCGTGTGATGGACTACGGTAAGTTCCTCTTCGAGAAGAGCAAAGCTGCGAAAGAGCAGAAGAAGAAGCAAAAACAGGTTCAGATTAAGGAAATTAAATTCCGTCCTGGAACTGATATTGGAGACTATCAGGTAAAACTACGCAACCTGACGCGTTTCCTTGAAGAAGGCAACAAAGTGAAAGTAACTATTCGCTTCCGTGGCCGAGAAATGGCACACCAAGACATCGGTGTTGATGTTCTTCATCGCTTGAAAGAAGATACTGTAGAGTTTGCTGTAGTAGAATCTTTCCCAAGCCGTATTGAAGGTCGTCAGATGATCATGGTGCTTGCCCCTAAAAAGAAGTAA
- the rpmI gene encoding 50S ribosomal protein L35 — MPKMKTNKGAAKRFKKTAGGIKYKHATKRHILTKRTTKNKRQLRPNAILPKCEVAAVLRMLPYA, encoded by the coding sequence ATGCCTAAGATGAAAACCAACAAAGGTGCTGCTAAGCGTTTCAAGAAAACTGCTGGTGGTATTAAGTACAAGCACGCTACAAAACGTCACATCCTGACTAAGCGTACTACTAAGAACAAGCGTCAACTACGTCCAAATGCAATCCTTCCTAAGTGTGAAGTGGCTGCAGTTCTTCGTATGTTGCCATACGCTTAA
- the rplT gene encoding 50S ribosomal protein L20 codes for MPRVKRGVQARARHKKVLKQAKGYYGARSRVYRVAFQAVTKAGQYAYRDRRAKKRQFRQLWIARINAASRQNGLSYSRFINGLKKASIEIDRKILADIAVFDKAAFAVLVEKAKAAL; via the coding sequence ATGCCTCGCGTAAAACGTGGTGTACAAGCTCGTGCACGTCATAAGAAAGTTCTAAAACAAGCTAAAGGTTACTACGGTGCACGTTCACGTGTTTACCGCGTAGCTTTCCAAGCAGTTACTAAAGCTGGTCAATACGCTTACCGTGACCGTCGCGCTAAGAAACGTCAATTCCGTCAACTTTGGATTGCACGTATCAACGCAGCATCTCGTCAAAATGGTCTATCTTACAGCCGTTTCATCAACGGTCTTAAGAAAGCATCTATCGAGATCGACCGTAAGATCCTAGCCGACATCGCAGTATTCGACAAAGCAGCATTTGCTGTACTAGTTGAAAAAGCGAAAGCTGCTCTTTAA
- a CDS encoding heavy metal-binding domain-containing protein, protein MIYTTTDTIPGRDIIEIKGVVTGNVVQSKHIGRDFMAGLKSIVGGEIRGYTEMMTEARNIAIQRMVEEASSKGADAIVGIRFTTSSIVDGSSEILAFGTAVKLG, encoded by the coding sequence ATGATCTATACAACGACCGATACTATTCCTGGCCGTGACATTATTGAAATCAAAGGTGTGGTCACTGGAAATGTCGTTCAATCTAAGCATATTGGGCGTGATTTCATGGCTGGTCTCAAAAGCATTGTTGGTGGTGAAATTCGTGGCTATACCGAGATGATGACAGAAGCGCGTAATATCGCCATTCAGCGTATGGTAGAGGAAGCGTCGAGTAAAGGGGCGGATGCAATTGTAGGTATTCGTTTTACTACAAGTTCGATAGTTGATGGCTCATCTGAGATATTGGCCTTTGGTACTGCAGTGAAACTTGGTTAA
- the pheS gene encoding phenylalanine--tRNA ligase subunit alpha — translation MQHLEEIIANASAAIEAAESLVVLDEVRVQYLGKKGELTTQLQSLGKLPPEERREAGQEINKAKGVVQQAIAARKDALQRAELEAKLAAETIDVTLPGRRIENGGLHPVTRTVERIEKFFGELGFNTESGPEIEDAFHNFDALNIAADHPARTDHDTFFFNPDLMLRTHTSGVQIRTMENGKPPFRFIAPGRVYRNDYDQTHTPMFHQVEGMLVDENVNFAQLKGILHDFLCNFFEEEVEVRFRPSYFPFTEPSAEVDVMGKNGKWLEVLGCGMVHPNVLRSVGIDPEKYSGFAFGMGVERLTMLRYGVNDLRAFFENDLRFLKQFK, via the coding sequence ATGCAACATCTAGAAGAGATCATTGCTAACGCGAGTGCAGCAATTGAAGCAGCAGAATCGCTAGTCGTACTTGATGAAGTGCGTGTTCAGTATCTAGGTAAGAAAGGTGAGCTAACTACTCAACTTCAAAGCCTAGGTAAACTACCACCAGAAGAGCGCCGTGAAGCGGGTCAAGAGATCAACAAAGCGAAAGGTGTTGTTCAGCAAGCTATCGCAGCTCGTAAAGATGCATTACAACGTGCAGAGCTAGAAGCAAAGCTAGCAGCAGAAACGATTGACGTGACACTACCAGGTCGTCGTATCGAGAACGGTGGCCTACACCCAGTTACTCGTACTGTTGAGCGTATTGAGAAGTTCTTTGGTGAACTTGGCTTTAATACAGAGTCTGGTCCAGAGATCGAAGATGCATTCCACAACTTTGATGCTCTGAATATCGCTGCGGATCACCCAGCGCGTACTGACCATGATACTTTCTTCTTCAACCCTGATTTGATGCTTCGTACTCATACGTCTGGTGTACAGATCCGTACAATGGAAAATGGTAAACCACCATTCCGTTTCATTGCACCGGGCCGTGTATATCGTAACGATTACGACCAAACGCACACGCCAATGTTCCACCAAGTGGAAGGTATGCTAGTTGATGAAAATGTAAACTTTGCTCAACTAAAAGGCATTCTGCACGATTTCCTATGTAATTTCTTCGAAGAAGAAGTTGAAGTTCGTTTCCGTCCATCTTACTTCCCGTTCACTGAACCATCAGCTGAAGTCGATGTTATGGGTAAAAACGGCAAATGGTTAGAAGTACTAGGCTGCGGTATGGTTCACCCGAACGTACTACGTAGCGTAGGCATCGACCCTGAAAAATACTCTGGTTTTGCATTCGGTATGGGTGTTGAGCGTCTAACAATGCTTCGTTACGGCGTAAACGACCTACGTGCGTTCTTCGAGAACGATCTTCGTTTCCTAAAACAGTTCAAGTAA
- the pheT gene encoding phenylalanine--tRNA ligase subunit beta, whose translation MKFSESWLREWVSPSITTDELTHQITMAGLEVDDVLPVAGSFNGVKVGHVVECGQHPDADKLRVTKVDVGEEELLDIVCGAHNCRQGLKVAVATVGAVLPGDFKIKKAKLRGQPSHGMLCSFTELGIDVESDGIMELAEDAVIGTDFREFLGLDDVTVDVDLTANRADCFSIRGLAREVGVLNRADVTEPSVETVAASIEDKVSIEVKAPAACPRYLGRVVKNVNVQAETPLWMQEKLRRCGIRSIDPVVDITNYVLLEQGQPMHAFDLAKIEGGIVVRMAEQGEKLTLLDGSEAELNADTLVVADHNKALAIAGIFGGEESGVTTETKDVLLECAFFAPDHIRGRARSYGLHTDSSMRFERGVDYALQVSAMERATQLLVEICGGEVAPVVAVESEADLPKPNKVALRRTKLDNLLGHHIADADVVEILERLGLTVEASEEGWVAVAPTWRFDIAIEQDLIEEVGRIYGYDNIPNQHPVAALKMHNHVEADLPLKRVRDLLVDRGYHEAITYSFVEPEQQKLVVPGVEPLILPFPISADMSAMRLGLIQGLLNTVVHNQKRQQPRVRLFEYGLRFIPCESAENGMRQEPMLAGVIAGTRGEEHWDIETNTVDFFDLKGDLEAILELSANEKAYSFAALSAEDKAANPALHPGQSAAIIVDGKQVGVIGTVHPELERKFGLNGRTIVFEIEWSAINSKVIPEAVALSKFPSNRRDIAVVVDEAVASGDIVNACLEQGGEFLKDAKLFDVYVGKGVEDGKKSLAIALTLQSLERTLEDADIAGAVDAIVAHVSEKFGAALRD comes from the coding sequence ATGAAATTCAGCGAATCATGGCTTCGTGAGTGGGTTAGTCCTTCGATTACCACTGATGAACTAACTCACCAAATTACAATGGCGGGTCTAGAAGTTGATGACGTGCTACCTGTAGCAGGTTCGTTCAACGGCGTTAAAGTTGGTCACGTTGTTGAATGTGGTCAACACCCAGATGCAGATAAACTGCGCGTAACTAAAGTTGACGTGGGTGAAGAAGAGCTTCTAGACATCGTTTGTGGCGCACACAACTGTCGCCAAGGTCTGAAAGTAGCAGTAGCAACCGTTGGTGCTGTTCTTCCAGGCGATTTCAAAATCAAAAAAGCGAAACTACGTGGCCAGCCATCTCACGGCATGCTTTGTTCATTCACTGAACTAGGTATCGACGTTGAGTCAGACGGCATCATGGAACTAGCAGAAGACGCAGTAATCGGTACCGATTTCCGTGAATTCCTAGGTCTAGATGACGTAACGGTAGACGTAGACCTAACAGCAAACCGCGCTGACTGTTTCAGCATTCGTGGTCTAGCTCGTGAAGTTGGCGTACTAAACCGCGCTGACGTGACTGAGCCATCAGTAGAAACAGTAGCAGCTTCAATCGAAGACAAAGTGTCTATCGAAGTGAAAGCGCCAGCTGCGTGTCCACGTTACCTAGGTCGCGTTGTTAAGAACGTAAACGTTCAAGCTGAAACGCCACTATGGATGCAAGAGAAACTGCGTCGTTGTGGTATTCGCTCTATCGACCCTGTAGTAGACATCACTAACTACGTTCTTCTAGAGCAAGGTCAACCAATGCACGCGTTCGATCTAGCGAAGATCGAAGGTGGCATTGTAGTTCGTATGGCTGAGCAAGGTGAGAAGCTAACACTTCTTGACGGCAGCGAAGCAGAACTAAACGCAGATACACTAGTAGTAGCAGACCACAATAAAGCACTTGCAATCGCAGGTATCTTTGGTGGTGAAGAGTCTGGTGTAACAACTGAGACTAAAGACGTTCTACTAGAGTGTGCATTCTTTGCTCCTGATCACATCCGTGGTCGCGCACGTAGCTACGGCCTTCACACTGACTCTTCAATGCGTTTCGAACGTGGTGTGGATTACGCACTGCAAGTGAGCGCAATGGAGCGTGCAACTCAGCTTCTTGTTGAGATCTGTGGTGGTGAAGTTGCACCTGTTGTGGCTGTTGAGTCTGAAGCAGACCTACCTAAGCCAAACAAAGTTGCTCTACGTCGCACTAAGCTAGACAACCTACTCGGTCACCACATCGCTGATGCAGACGTAGTAGAGATCCTAGAGCGCCTAGGTCTGACTGTTGAAGCTTCAGAAGAAGGTTGGGTGGCAGTAGCGCCAACATGGCGTTTCGATATCGCAATCGAGCAAGACCTGATTGAAGAAGTTGGGCGTATCTACGGTTACGACAACATCCCTAACCAGCACCCAGTAGCAGCACTTAAGATGCACAACCACGTTGAAGCGGATCTTCCACTGAAACGCGTTCGTGATCTTCTTGTTGACCGCGGTTACCACGAAGCAATTACATACAGCTTCGTTGAGCCAGAGCAACAAAAGCTAGTTGTTCCAGGTGTTGAGCCGCTAATCCTGCCATTCCCAATTTCTGCGGATATGTCAGCGATGCGTCTTGGTCTTATCCAAGGTCTGCTGAACACGGTTGTTCACAACCAGAAGCGTCAACAGCCACGTGTTCGTCTATTCGAATATGGCCTACGTTTCATCCCATGTGAATCTGCAGAAAACGGCATGCGCCAAGAGCCTATGCTAGCAGGTGTTATCGCAGGTACTCGCGGTGAAGAGCACTGGGATATCGAAACTAACACTGTTGATTTCTTCGACCTTAAGGGCGATCTAGAAGCGATTCTAGAGCTATCTGCGAACGAAAAAGCGTACTCTTTTGCAGCTCTATCTGCTGAAGACAAAGCGGCGAATCCAGCTCTTCACCCAGGTCAATCAGCGGCAATCATCGTTGATGGTAAGCAAGTTGGTGTGATTGGTACGGTTCACCCTGAGCTTGAGCGTAAGTTCGGTCTAAACGGTCGTACTATCGTATTCGAAATCGAATGGTCTGCGATTAACAGCAAAGTGATCCCTGAAGCGGTAGCACTTTCTAAGTTCCCTTCAAACCGTCGTGATATCGCGGTAGTCGTGGACGAAGCGGTTGCATCTGGTGACATCGTTAACGCTTGTCTAGAACAAGGTGGAGAGTTCCTTAAAGATGCGAAACTGTTCGACGTTTACGTAGGTAAAGGCGTTGAAGACGGTAAGAAGAGCCTAGCAATCGCTCTGACTCTACAATCACTTGAGCGTACGCTTGAAGATGCAGATATCGCTGGTGCGGTTGACGCTATCGTTGCTCACGTATCTGAGAAGTTTGGTGCAGCTCTACGTGACTAA
- a CDS encoding TerB family tellurite resistance protein, translated as MFNSLTALFKQLIEGSDLSHSSTFSPNLAIACLLCEVAGADHEIDEREQATKRSLIMHLLSLNEEETEVLLQQAQEKSNESASIYDFTSQLRDLPQETRYDLIKSMWDVAYADGELDPLEDAVIRKTAELLYVDHRDFIRAKLQSQQ; from the coding sequence ATGTTTAATTCTCTCACTGCACTGTTTAAGCAGCTTATCGAGGGCTCTGATCTTAGTCATTCCAGTACTTTTTCCCCCAACTTGGCCATTGCCTGTCTGCTTTGTGAAGTCGCAGGGGCAGACCATGAGATCGATGAAAGAGAACAAGCAACCAAACGTTCGTTAATAATGCACCTATTGTCTCTTAATGAAGAAGAGACTGAAGTACTGCTTCAACAAGCGCAGGAAAAATCTAATGAGTCTGCGTCGATTTATGACTTTACTTCTCAGCTCAGGGATCTTCCTCAAGAAACTCGCTACGATTTGATCAAGAGTATGTGGGATGTCGCGTATGCCGATGGAGAGCTCGATCCGCTAGAAGATGCTGTTATCCGTAAAACGGCAGAATTACTGTATGTTGATCACCGTGATTTTATCCGAGCAAAACTGCAATCTCAGCAATAA